One segment of Panicum virgatum strain AP13 chromosome 3K, P.virgatum_v5, whole genome shotgun sequence DNA contains the following:
- the LOC120696692 gene encoding heavy metal-associated isoprenylated plant protein 33-like isoform X1 has protein sequence MSKEDILKVQTCVLKVNIHCDGCEKKVKKILHKIDGVYQSSVDAEQGKVTVSGLMDPDTVIKKLNKAGKPAQLWGAKPGVVSQVQKLHLGGGGGGKGQQPKDAGGKGQPKDGGGKGQPKGGAVAGNGAGGGGGGGPKDAKMVMPQPTPQQLQQLQQLQQQMQMKGMKLPPQLMGMGGKMPFTAAAPPPAKDPMAVKFNVPEDDEFGDDGSEFDDEFDDDFDDEDFEDDGLDDDWYDDPKMMAKPMAMPMGAGGGDKKGANGGGGKKGGGGNEIPVQIKGNTGGKKDSGAKQNHQGGGGGNGKNGGGAQAPQNGKGGGNQPGQAKKGGGPPAGVGGPMMGGMPPPQQQPGMMMRPPNMMGGAGFPGMGQMGGMPMGHPHMGGNGMQAGGGSAAAHGMPAGGMMPGAGFYPGGAGGGGMPSGLEMMQAAGNPMAQQQYMSMMAQQQQQQMMMNGHGPHGHQVHGAAGYPPMGYGYGYGRPAMPYPPPMYYPQPHPHDNMFSDENPNSCSMM, from the exons ATGAGCAAGGAGGACATCCTCAAGGTGCAG ACCTGCGTGCTGAAAGTTAACATCCACTGTGATGGGTGCGAGAAGAAGGTCAAGAAGATCCTCCACAAGATCGATG GTGTGTACCAAAGCAGTGTAGATGCGGAGCAGGGGAAGGTGACGGTGTCCGGCCTGATGGATCCGGACACCGTCATCAAGAAGCTGAACAAGGCTGGCAAGCCCGCCCAGCTGTGGGGCGCCAAGCCTGGCGTGGTAAGCCAGGTCCAAAAGCtccacctcggcggcggcggcggcggcaagggccaGCAGCCGAAGGATGCTGGCGGCAAGGGCCAGCCCAAGGATGGCGGTGGCAAGGGCCAGCCCAAGGGTGGAGCAGTTGCTGGAAACGGCgccggtggaggcggaggaggtggcccGAAAGATGCAAAGATGGTGATGCCGCAGCCGACTCCGCAGCAGCTTCAGCAACTGCAGCAGCTGCAACAGCAGATGCAGATGAAGGGGATGAAGCTTCCTCCGCAGCTCATGGGCATGGGCGGCAAGATGCCGTTCacagcggccgcgccgccgccggccaaggACCCCATGGCCGTCAAATTCAACGTTCCCGAGGACGACGAATTCGGGGACGACGGCAGCGAGTTCGATGACGAGTTCGACGATGACTTCGACGACGAGGATTTCGAGGACGACGGCCTCGACGACGACTGGTACGACGACCCCAAGATGATGGCAAAGCCCATGGCAATGCCGatgggcgccggcgggggcgacaAGAAGGGtgccaacggcggcggcggcaagaagGGTGGCGGCGGGAACGAGATCCCGGTGCAGATCAAGGGGAACACCGGCGGCAAGAAGGATTCTGGCGCGAAGCAGAACCACCAGGGTGGCGGAGGCGGGAACGGCAAGAACGGTGGCGGAGCGCAGGCGCCGCAGAACGGCAAGGGTGGCGGGAACCAGCCTGGCCAGGCCAAGAAGGGCGGTGGTCCgcccgccggcgtcggcggcccgATGATGGGcggcatgccgccgccgcagcagcagccgggcATGATGATGAGGCCGCCGAACATGATGGGCGGCGCCGGTTTCCCCGGTATGGGCCAGATGGGCGGCATGCCGATGGGCCACCCCCACATGGGTGGCAATGGCATGCAGGCGGGAGGTGGCAGTGCCGCCGCGCACGGCATGCCAGCCGGCGGCATGATGCCTGGGGCTGGGTTCTATCCTGgcggtgctggcggcggcggcatgccgTCCGGGCTGGAGATGATGCAGGCGGCCGGGAATCCCATGGCGCAGCAGCAGTACATGTCCATGATggcgcagcagcaacagcaacagatGATGATGAATGGCCATGGTCCTCATGGCCACCAggtccatggcgccgccggTTACCCGCCGATGGGGTACGGGTATGGGTACGGCCGCCCGGCGATGCCCTACCCGCCGCCGATGTACTACCCTCAGCCGCACCCTCATGACAACATGTTCAGCGACGAGAACCCCAACAGCTGCTCGATGATGTGA
- the LOC120696692 gene encoding heavy metal-associated isoprenylated plant protein 33-like isoform X2: MSKEDILKVQTCVLKVNIHCDGCEKKVKKILHKIDGVYQSSVDAEQGKVTVSGLMDPDTVIKKLNKAGKPAQLWGAKPGVVSQVQKLHLGGGGGGKGQQPKDAGGKGQPKDGGGKGQPKGGAVAGNGAGGGGGGGPKDAKMVMPQPTPQQLQQLQQLQQQMQMKGMKLPPQLMGMGGKMPFTAAAPPPAKDPMAVKFNVPEDDEFGDDGSEFDDEFDDDFDDEDFEDDGLDDDWYDDPKMMAKPMAMPMGAGGGDKKGANGGGGKKGGGGNEIPVQIKGNTGGKKDSGAKQNHQGGGGGNGKNGGGAQAPQNGKGGGNQPGQAKKGGGPPAGVGMPSGLEMMQAAGNPMAQQQYMSMMAQQQQQQMMMNGHGPHGHQVHGAAGYPPMGYGYGYGRPAMPYPPPMYYPQPHPHDNMFSDENPNSCSMM, translated from the exons ATGAGCAAGGAGGACATCCTCAAGGTGCAG ACCTGCGTGCTGAAAGTTAACATCCACTGTGATGGGTGCGAGAAGAAGGTCAAGAAGATCCTCCACAAGATCGATG GTGTGTACCAAAGCAGTGTAGATGCGGAGCAGGGGAAGGTGACGGTGTCCGGCCTGATGGATCCGGACACCGTCATCAAGAAGCTGAACAAGGCTGGCAAGCCCGCCCAGCTGTGGGGCGCCAAGCCTGGCGTGGTAAGCCAGGTCCAAAAGCtccacctcggcggcggcggcggcggcaagggccaGCAGCCGAAGGATGCTGGCGGCAAGGGCCAGCCCAAGGATGGCGGTGGCAAGGGCCAGCCCAAGGGTGGAGCAGTTGCTGGAAACGGCgccggtggaggcggaggaggtggcccGAAAGATGCAAAGATGGTGATGCCGCAGCCGACTCCGCAGCAGCTTCAGCAACTGCAGCAGCTGCAACAGCAGATGCAGATGAAGGGGATGAAGCTTCCTCCGCAGCTCATGGGCATGGGCGGCAAGATGCCGTTCacagcggccgcgccgccgccggccaaggACCCCATGGCCGTCAAATTCAACGTTCCCGAGGACGACGAATTCGGGGACGACGGCAGCGAGTTCGATGACGAGTTCGACGATGACTTCGACGACGAGGATTTCGAGGACGACGGCCTCGACGACGACTGGTACGACGACCCCAAGATGATGGCAAAGCCCATGGCAATGCCGatgggcgccggcgggggcgacaAGAAGGGtgccaacggcggcggcggcaagaagGGTGGCGGCGGGAACGAGATCCCGGTGCAGATCAAGGGGAACACCGGCGGCAAGAAGGATTCTGGCGCGAAGCAGAACCACCAGGGTGGCGGAGGCGGGAACGGCAAGAACGGTGGCGGAGCGCAGGCGCCGCAGAACGGCAAGGGTGGCGGGAACCAGCCTGGCCAGGCCAAGAAGGGCGGTGGTCCgcccgccggcgt cggcatgccgTCCGGGCTGGAGATGATGCAGGCGGCCGGGAATCCCATGGCGCAGCAGCAGTACATGTCCATGATggcgcagcagcaacagcaacagatGATGATGAATGGCCATGGTCCTCATGGCCACCAggtccatggcgccgccggTTACCCGCCGATGGGGTACGGGTATGGGTACGGCCGCCCGGCGATGCCCTACCCGCCGCCGATGTACTACCCTCAGCCGCACCCTCATGACAACATGTTCAGCGACGAGAACCCCAACAGCTGCTCGATGATGTGA